The genomic region GCTTCTATTACACAATCTATTGCAGCAGACAAATGTGAAGCTTTACTTAAATCACGTGGATTAAAGCTCGTTGCAGAAAAGAGAGAGAAGCAACAAGAGGCTAAGCCTGTTGTTAAGCTTTTGGATCCTGAGCAACCTGAAGACAAAGAAGAAGATCGCTTAGCACGTCCGCCAATTGTTGCTATCATGGGTCACGTTGATCACGGTAAAACATCTTTGCTTGATGCACTTAGAAATACAAACGTTGTAGCTAGTGAAGCCGGTGCGATCACTCAGCATACAGGTGCAAGTATGGTCGAGCGCAAAGGCATGAAAGTTACTTTTCTCGATACACCTGGTCACTCGGCCTTCTCAGCAATGAGAAAGCGTGGTGCTGATGTAACGGATATTTGTATTTTGCTCGTAGCGGCAGACGATGGCGTTAATGCTCAGACTAAAGAAGCTTTAAAAATCATTATGGAGTCAGGCCGTCCGATGATCATTGCGATCAATAAAATGGACTTGCCTACTGCCAACCCAGAACGCGTTTTTACTGAGTTACAAAACCTCGGTATTCTTACAGAAGAATGGGGTGGTGATTATGGCGTAGTTAAGATTTCTGCAAAAACTGGTGATGGCCTCGATGAATTAATCGAGCGTATTCATTTAGAATCAGAAGTTAATGAGCTTCAAGGCAATCCGAGCTTACCTGGTAGCTTTGTTGTTGTTGAATCCGAGCTAGAGCAAGGCATGGGTGCAACGGCAAATGTGGTTATCAAAAATGGTACTCTGAAGCCTGGTGATATGGTTCTTTGCGGTGAGTTTTATGGTAAAGTTAAAGCTTTAGTTGATGGCAAGGGTAAACGTCTCAAAAAGGTTGGACCTTCTGATGCGGTTAAACTTCTTGGTTTAAATGGACCTCCCGAAGTTGGAGCTAAAGGTTTTACTTGTAAGACTGAGCGTGAAGCGAAAACGTTTGCCGATGAACGCATACATGCAATGCGTCAAGAAAAGCTCGTGAAGCCACGTATTACTTCTTTAGAAGACTTGCTTAGTCAAGTTAATGAAGAAGAGAAGAAAATTTACAAAGTACTTATCAAATCTGATACGCGCGGTACTGGTGAAGCAATCGAATCTGAATTGAGAACAATTGAGTCAGAGAAGATTAACCTTGAAGTTATTACCAATGCTGTAGGTTCAATCAGTAATACAGATGTTCAGCAAGCTTCTGCTGCTGGCGCTGAGATTATTGGTTTCCATTCACGTGTTAATCCTGGTATCAACAAAGTTGCGAAGCAAGCAAAAGTTGAAATCAAGCTTTATTCATTGATCTACGAATTGATTGACGAAGCTCGTGAAGCGATGACTGGTTTACTTGATAAGACTCACAAAGAGCAAGCCGTTGGTAAAGCAGAGATCCTCCAAGTATTTGTGGCTCACCAAGGTAAAATTTGTGGTTCAGTAGTTCGTGATGGCAAAGTGAAGCTCAATGCTCACTGTCGTGTACATCGTGGCGAAGATATCATTTATACTGGTACGATCAAATCTTTACGTCGTTTCCGTGACAATGTAAAAGAAGTTGCGAATGGTGTAGAATGTGGTGTCCTTCTGGATAACTTCAATGACTTTGAAGTTGGTGATCAAATCGAAGTATTTGACTACATAGAAGTTGCTGACACGCTATAAATAATTTGACTGCCGCAGTAATGCGGCAGTTTTTATTTAAGGATAGAGAATGAGAGTTTTAATTTTCACCCTGTTTTTATTGTTGATGTCCTGTTCGACGGATATTCATAATTATGAAGAAATGAAATTGTCTTCGCATATGCAAAATATGTTTCCCGATGGAATTAGTAATGTAGATAACGAAAAAGCTGATTTGCGACTATTGCAAGATAAAGCTTTAGCCTTGTATTTCACCTCTAGCAATAACCCTCAATCACCTGAGTTTGAGCGTTTGCTCAGTGACATGGTAATTAAGTATGATTATCGTTTGGCTGTAGTTGTAGTCAATGTGGGTCCTTCTTATGAAGATTTTTTAGAACAGGTTGAAAAGTACGGTTCTGATTTTTTTATCGTATCAGATAAAAGAGCTAAATCTTTAAGATCTGAATACAAAATCATGACTGCGCCAACATTAATAGTTTTTGGTAGGAATGGGAAATTAATTGATGAAGACGGTGTAGAATCCTTGGTCAATGATTATCCTCGAATTCCAGTCGCATGGGAGTAAGTATGAAATATATTAAGATATTGATTTTCTTTAGTTTATTAGTTGCTTGTGGTAGTAATGATAAAAAAACTGAAGCAAAAGAAGAAGTGAGAAGTGATAAAGTTTCTAAGAAAGCGATCGAAACCTATGCCCATCCAGTAGTCAAGATTAGCACATCAAAAGGTGTCATGATTGCAGAACTTTATGAAGATAAGGCGCCGAATACGGTAGCAAATTTTGTGAGTTTAGTCGAGAGTGGCTACTATCAAGATATGCATTTTCATCGTGTGATCAAAGGCTTTATGGCTCAGGGAGGTTGTCCCTATTCCCGAACTAATGATAAAAGCCGTAAGCGCCCTGGTACTGGTGGACCTGGCTATTCGTTTAACAACGAAACACATCCACAATTACGACATACTCAGAAAGGAATACTTTCTATGGCAAATTCAGGCCCGCATACAAATGGCAGTCAATTTTTCATGCTTTTTAAGGAATCAAGTTTTTTGAATGGTAGCTATAATGTTTTTGGTCGAATTATAGAAGGCTTAGATGTTTTAGATAAGATAGAAGCCATAGGCGCTAAAAAAGATGGCTTGCCATTAAAAGAAAGAGTGACTTTCTCGATTACGCTCATTCAGAAAAATGATCATCCCTATAAAGTAATTAAAAATTCAAATAACTGATTATGGCAAATCTGCGAGCTTCCGGAAAAGATTTTTTTAGCGTGTCAGATGAAAAATTTAAATACACGATGATGAAGACTGCAGTATTAAATGATCATTTATATAACAGCGTCACAGGGGAGTCGATATGCGCATTATAAAATTTTTGATTTTACTTAGTTTATTTGTGGCGTGCGAGAGAGATGAAAAATTAATTTTGCCAAAAGCGGAGTCACAAGCAAAAATTGAAGTACAAGGAGAAGCTACGCTCCCAACAAAAGTTGAATCAAGTGATAGCACTCAAAAAGCCATTGGAGCTTATGAGCATCCTCGGGTAAAAATCAGTACATCAAAGGGTGACATGGTTGCCGAGCTTTATGAAGATAAAGCACCTAATACGGTGGCAAACTTTGTGACTTTAGTGGAAAGTGGTTTTTATAAAGATATGAATTTTCATCGGGTTATTAAAGGCTTCATGGCTCAAGGAGGGTGTCCCCATTCTCGTTCAGGTACTGATAGTGGACAGCCAGGAACTGGTGGTCCAGGTTATTCTATTAATAACGAAATGCACCCGCAGCTCCTCCATAATCAGAGAGGAATACTTTCTATGGCAAATTCTGGGCCCAATACAAATGGGAGCCAGTTTTTTATTCTCTTTAAAGAATCGAAATTTTTGAATGGCGGCTACAGTGTTTATGGCCGTGTTATAGAAGGTCTAAATGTTTTAGATAAGATCGAAACTATAGGCGCTAGAAGAGATGGCTTGCCCTTACAAGAGCAAGTTACCTTCTCGATCACACTCATTCAGAAAAATGATCACCCCTACAAAGTAATTAAAAATTAAGGAATAGATTATGGCCAATCCTCGTGTAAAAATCATTACCGATAAGGGTACAATGATTGCCGAACTTTATGAAGATAAAGCTCCTAATACAGTCGCTAATATGATCACATTAGCTGAAGCAGGTTTTTACAAAGACTTGCGTTTTCATCGTATTTTAAAAGGCTTCATGGCTCAGGGCGGTTGCCCAAATACTAAAAAAGGTAAAGAATCAGGATCTCCTGGTACTGGTGGACCCGGTTATACTTTTGATAATGAGCACCATGCAGAAGCGAAGCACGATGCTCGTGGTATTCTTTCTATGGCAAATGCCGGACCTAATACGAATGGTAGTCAGTTCTTCGTTTGTTTTGGTGAGACTGCGTTTCTCGATGGTGGATATACTGTCTTCGGTAAAGTTGTAGAAGGCCTAGAAGTTATCGATGCACTCGAAGCAGTCGGTTCAGCTCAGGATCCAATCCCACCATCTGAAAAGGTTTTCTTCTCAATTGAAGTTGATTCAAAAGATGACAAAGATTACAAAGTGAATAAAAACGCTTAATGGATCAAAGCAGTCTTGAAGCTCGTAGCTTACGCGAACTTAAACAAGCAAAAAAAGGTGACTCGCTTAAAAAACGATTAATCAAGAGCTTGGTAAATTTAAGTGGCTTAGGCTCAAAAGGTTTAAAAAATGCTTTAGAACTTCAAGTCCGCGACTACAATTGGCGCTTTCCAGCACTTCCACGAGAAGCAGTTGGGATGCGCCTTTTGCATTTAAGTGATACACATCTAGATGGTGTGCCAGGTTTAGTGGACAAATTGATCGAGAAACTTGATGGTCTTGAGTTTGATCTAGTGGTGTGGACCGGAGATTTTCGTTATGATAAAGGTGTATTTGATGAGCTTTGTCTTGAACCCACATACCAATTGGCGAGGTATTTAAAAAATCGTAGCCGTGTTTTAGCGGTACCTGGGAACCATGATTGTAGTCAAACATTAGAAAGTTTAGAAGTCTTGGGTATTGAAGTTTTACTCAATAGTGGTTTGGAGTACAGGGCGGGTTTTTTTATTGCCGGAGTCGATGATCCGCATTACTATAGGACAGATGATTTGAAACTTGCTTTACGAAAGAAAAAAGAAAATGATTTCACTATGCTTTTAGCTCATAGTCCAGAGATCATTGAAGAAGCAGCTGCCAGAAGAATAGATTTTTATTTGTGTGGGCATACGCATGGTGGTCAGGTTTGTTTTCCGCTTGTAGGGATGATTTACTGGGGTGCACGATGTGCAAGGAAGTTTGCCAGTGGGAAATTTAACTACGGAAAAATGCAGGGCTATACTCACCGAGGAACAGGATCGTCCAATTCCCCTATTCGTTTTAATTGCCCACCAGAAATAGTTATACATCAACTAGGAGTATGAAATGAAAATTATTTTAAGTTTATGTGTATTCTTATTGAGCGTTGTAAACGCTACAGAAATTGAATCACTTTTTAAAAGTAAAGAAACCACAAATATACCAGCATCCCAGTTTGCAGAAAAATATAATGATTTCCAGTGGGAAGGAGAGAATACGCGTGTGGCGATCTCTAAGAATTCAAGCGTAGTGGGCTTTTCAGCGTATGAATCATTGGCCTACTTTACAGCGACCGGTAAGTTAGTTCGTTTAGATAGTTGGCTGTACAATAAAGGCGATCAAGATACAATGAGTGTAGATGCTTTTGAAAAAATGTATCTAGAGGTGCTAAAAAAACTTAGTTCCTACTTCGGTGTGCAGCCCAAGAGATTTGCAAAAGATGGTGCTACGCGTGGGTTAGCCTATAGTTTCATGATTAGTCAGAAGCATGAAGTTCGTCTTTTAGTTGGTTATGATAAAAAGAAAAATGAAGCGAATTATCTTAGCTTAGTCATGCGTAACTATGCCACAAGTGATAGGGTTAATTCTGAGTCTAAAACAAAGGCGTTTCTGAAAAAAACTGAAACGGGCGATGTTTATATAACTAAAATCCCTATGATTGATCAAGGAGATAAAGGTTATTGTGTTCCCGCAACTTTGACGAGAATCGGCCAACATTATGGAGTGGACGTAAGTATGCACGAACTAGCCATGGTCGCGAATTCGAGTAGTGATGGAGGAACGAGTCCGCGTAAAGCAATGGATGCAGTAAAAAAAGGTCGAATAGCACTAAGTATTCGCGATATAAAAGTGAGTTTTTATGATAAAAATCCTTATTTTTTAAGTGCGGGAACGATTCGCTCAATGGCTAAAAAGATTTCTGAAAAAGATCGCAATATGGCAAAGTTTGAAAAAGAAATTATAAAGCGTATTAATCGTGGTCGTATGGTAGCTTGGTCAATGATGGTGGGGG from Lentisphaera profundi harbors:
- the infB gene encoding translation initiation factor IF-2, yielding MANQRQRPQGGRPGGGRGKGSPRKKGGRITLKQTEVILDKKCVLAIARRLHLAPEGVLAFLGEQGFDDLTLESILEDDYIEIVEEHKDEMEPRDPKEIHMKPPFIVKDVAEAIGEKPNVVVSELMKMRVFASITQSIAADKCEALLKSRGLKLVAEKREKQQEAKPVVKLLDPEQPEDKEEDRLARPPIVAIMGHVDHGKTSLLDALRNTNVVASEAGAITQHTGASMVERKGMKVTFLDTPGHSAFSAMRKRGADVTDICILLVAADDGVNAQTKEALKIIMESGRPMIIAINKMDLPTANPERVFTELQNLGILTEEWGGDYGVVKISAKTGDGLDELIERIHLESEVNELQGNPSLPGSFVVVESELEQGMGATANVVIKNGTLKPGDMVLCGEFYGKVKALVDGKGKRLKKVGPSDAVKLLGLNGPPEVGAKGFTCKTEREAKTFADERIHAMRQEKLVKPRITSLEDLLSQVNEEEKKIYKVLIKSDTRGTGEAIESELRTIESEKINLEVITNAVGSISNTDVQQASAAGAEIIGFHSRVNPGINKVAKQAKVEIKLYSLIYELIDEAREAMTGLLDKTHKEQAVGKAEILQVFVAHQGKICGSVVRDGKVKLNAHCRVHRGEDIIYTGTIKSLRRFRDNVKEVANGVECGVLLDNFNDFEVGDQIEVFDYIEVADTL
- a CDS encoding thioredoxin family protein, with product MRVLIFTLFLLLMSCSTDIHNYEEMKLSSHMQNMFPDGISNVDNEKADLRLLQDKALALYFTSSNNPQSPEFERLLSDMVIKYDYRLAVVVVNVGPSYEDFLEQVEKYGSDFFIVSDKRAKSLRSEYKIMTAPTLIVFGRNGKLIDEDGVESLVNDYPRIPVAWE
- a CDS encoding peptidylprolyl isomerase; its protein translation is MKYIKILIFFSLLVACGSNDKKTEAKEEVRSDKVSKKAIETYAHPVVKISTSKGVMIAELYEDKAPNTVANFVSLVESGYYQDMHFHRVIKGFMAQGGCPYSRTNDKSRKRPGTGGPGYSFNNETHPQLRHTQKGILSMANSGPHTNGSQFFMLFKESSFLNGSYNVFGRIIEGLDVLDKIEAIGAKKDGLPLKERVTFSITLIQKNDHPYKVIKNSNN
- a CDS encoding peptidylprolyl isomerase, with amino-acid sequence MRIIKFLILLSLFVACERDEKLILPKAESQAKIEVQGEATLPTKVESSDSTQKAIGAYEHPRVKISTSKGDMVAELYEDKAPNTVANFVTLVESGFYKDMNFHRVIKGFMAQGGCPHSRSGTDSGQPGTGGPGYSINNEMHPQLLHNQRGILSMANSGPNTNGSQFFILFKESKFLNGGYSVYGRVIEGLNVLDKIETIGARRDGLPLQEQVTFSITLIQKNDHPYKVIKN
- a CDS encoding peptidylprolyl isomerase, with amino-acid sequence MANPRVKIITDKGTMIAELYEDKAPNTVANMITLAEAGFYKDLRFHRILKGFMAQGGCPNTKKGKESGSPGTGGPGYTFDNEHHAEAKHDARGILSMANAGPNTNGSQFFVCFGETAFLDGGYTVFGKVVEGLEVIDALEAVGSAQDPIPPSEKVFFSIEVDSKDDKDYKVNKNA
- a CDS encoding metallophosphoesterase; its protein translation is MDQSSLEARSLRELKQAKKGDSLKKRLIKSLVNLSGLGSKGLKNALELQVRDYNWRFPALPREAVGMRLLHLSDTHLDGVPGLVDKLIEKLDGLEFDLVVWTGDFRYDKGVFDELCLEPTYQLARYLKNRSRVLAVPGNHDCSQTLESLEVLGIEVLLNSGLEYRAGFFIAGVDDPHYYRTDDLKLALRKKKENDFTMLLAHSPEIIEEAAARRIDFYLCGHTHGGQVCFPLVGMIYWGARCARKFASGKFNYGKMQGYTHRGTGSSNSPIRFNCPPEIVIHQLGV
- a CDS encoding C39 family peptidase — its product is MKIILSLCVFLLSVVNATEIESLFKSKETTNIPASQFAEKYNDFQWEGENTRVAISKNSSVVGFSAYESLAYFTATGKLVRLDSWLYNKGDQDTMSVDAFEKMYLEVLKKLSSYFGVQPKRFAKDGATRGLAYSFMISQKHEVRLLVGYDKKKNEANYLSLVMRNYATSDRVNSESKTKAFLKKTETGDVYITKIPMIDQGDKGYCVPATLTRIGQHYGVDVSMHELAMVANSSSDGGTSPRKAMDAVKKGRIALSIRDIKVSFYDKNPYFLSAGTIRSMAKKISEKDRNMAKFEKEIIKRINRGRMVAWSMMVGAFEEKGAREGSWGGHMRMIIGYNLKTHEILYSDSWGRGHELKRWPLKYAYLVTTGLYDVVP